The DNA segment ACAGAATCTGAAAACGCCTTCGGCTGACAGAATTTCAGAATTTCCAGACAACAAAGGGCCCAGCGTATTTCGGTCCGTCTTGCATTTGACTCGCGTCGGAGCGGCAACCGTGCCAGACAAGGTGGGCTGATCGAGTCGGTGAGTCGTGTTCGTCGGGGTTTGTTCGACCTGGACGGCACTGAAGACCAACGCGCATCCATGACGGTCGCATCATTGATGATCCGGCAAGGCAGACGGCGAGGATCAGCGTCCGCATGAGGGGGCGAGGCGTTCCGATTTTCGAATCGGAGGCTGTTCGAGCGGGTGCATCAACCAGTCTGACACACGAGCCGACATCTCTCCACGTCATCCCTGAACTCTCCGACGGCGAGAATACGGGATCCATAACCGCTGGCGATGTCGGATGAAGCGACCCGCGTTCAAACTTCTTCTGAAGCGTCAGCGGTTACGATCCCGGGTTCCGCTGCGCGGCCCCGGTATGACGTCTCGAACTTGGGAGCGACCAGCCGACTGATACCATCGCGCTTTCGCATCGACACGTCGAAGCGAAAGCGTCCGGCGCATCAGCGCCGGCGCCCATTCGGGCTGAGCCAGCGCCTTCGAACGAGTCCGTTCGAAGGCGCGGCGGTATTAGTTGCGGTCTCAATGGGCGTAACGAATTGTGCATCGAGGTTGGTTCGCCGGTCGCGCGACCTGACCTGCGACAAGGCCGTCGATGACCGCAGGGGCCCTTCGATTGGCGATCCGGCGCGCGATTCTGCCCGGTGGACAACCGCCTTTTCCTGCACGGAGATTCTGAACCCCGCGCCGGAATCCAAAGTTCTTCTGTCGGCGCAGTCCCCGCGCCGGATGGGGAGGGTTGCGAGCAGGTGCGTCCGGCCAGCGGAGAGAATCGAGACGAGCGGCGGATTCGGCGCGTGGTGATCGGAGCTGCGCGCGAACGACCGGGATTCTGCGAGGATCGTCGGGCGGCGCGCCGGCCGCGAGACTCACTCGCTCGCGTGATCCGCCACGTAGCGGCCCAGCGCGCTCGCGGCGTTGAGCATGTGGGCGCGCATCCGCCGCGCCGCGGCCTCGCCGTCGCCCTCCGTGATCGCCCGCAGGATCTCGCCGTGCTCAGCGCGCGAGCGCCGGATGCGCTCGCCGTGACGCAGTTGCGTGCGGCGGAAGGCCGAGAGGCGCCCGCGGATCGCCAGCGCCTGCTCGGCCATGAAGCCATTATGCGTCCCGTGATAGAGCGCCTCGTGGAAGGCGCGATTCTGAGCGTCGTAGGCGTCGTAATCCTGCGCCGCCACCGCCGCGGCCGATTGCTCGTGCAGGTCCATCAGGGCGCTCAGCTCGAGCGGCGTCATCCGGTAGGTGGCGAGCCGCACGCACAGGGCCTCGAACTCGGCGGTGGTCTCGAACATCTCCATGATCCGCTCAGGCGTCATGCGTGTGACCACCACGCCGCGCCGCGGCCGCATCTCGACGAGGCCGCTGGAGGCGAGCTGGCGCAGGGCCTCGCGCACCGGCGTGCGCGAGGCCCCGAAGCGATCGGCGAGGTCCTGCTCGTCGAGGGCGATGCCTGCCGGCAGCGCGCCCGAGGCGATCTCGTCGGTGAGCGCGTTGCGGATCTGGT comes from the Methylobacterium currus genome and includes:
- a CDS encoding GntR family transcriptional regulator produces the protein MDDIVEGRGLLSDQIRNALTDEIASGALPAGIALDEQDLADRFGASRTPVREALRQLASSGLVEMRPRRGVVVTRMTPERIMEMFETTAEFEALCVRLATYRMTPLELSALMDLHEQSAAAVAAQDYDAYDAQNRAFHEALYHGTHNGFMAEQALAIRGRLSAFRRTQLRHGERIRRSRAEHGEILRAITEGDGEAAARRMRAHMLNAASALGRYVADHASE